In Gorilla gorilla gorilla isolate KB3781 chromosome 12, NHGRI_mGorGor1-v2.1_pri, whole genome shotgun sequence, the following are encoded in one genomic region:
- the TIA1 gene encoding cytotoxic granule associated RNA binding protein TIA1 isoform X10, whose translation MIMDTAGNDPYCFVEFHEHRHAAAALAAMNGRKIMGKEVKVNWATTPSSQKKDTSNHFHVFVGDLSPEITTEDIKAAFAPFGRISDARVVKDMATGKSKGYGFVSFFNKWDAENAIQQMGGQWLGGRQIRTNWATRKPPAPKSTYESNTKQLSYDEVVNQSSPSNCTVYCGGVTSGLTEQLMRQTFSPFGQIMEIRVFPDKGYSFVRFNSHESAAHAIVSVNGTTIEGHVVKCYWGKETLDMINPVQQQNQIGYPQPYGQWGQWYGNAQQIGQYMPNGWQVPTYGMYGQAWNQQGFNQTQSSAPWMGPNYGVQPPQGQNGSMLPNQPSGYRVAGYETQ comes from the exons ATGATTATGGAT ACAGCTGGAAACGATCCCTATTGTTTTGTGGAGTTTCATGAGCATCGTCATGCAGCTGCAGCATTAGCTGCTATGAATGGACGGAAGATAATGGGTAAG gaagtcAAAGTGAATTGGGCAACAACCCCTAGCAGTCAAAAGAAAGATACAAGCA ATCATTTCCATGTCTTTGTTGGTGATCTCAGCCCAGAAATTACAACTGAAGATATAAAAGCTGCTTTTGCACCATTTGGAAGAATATC AGATGCCCGAGTGGTAAAAGACATGGCAACAGGAAAGTCTAAGGGATATGGCTTTGTCtcctttttcaacaaatgg GATGCTGAAAACGCCATTCAACAGATGGGTGGCCAGTGGCTTGGTGGAAGACAAATCAGAACTAACTGGGCAACCCGAAAGCCTCCCGCTCCAAAGAGTACATATGAGT CAAATACCAAACAGCTATCATATGATGAGGTTGTAAATCAGTCTAGTCCAAGCAACTGTACTGTATACTGTGGAGGTGTTACTTCTGGGCTAACAG AACAACTAATGCGTCAGACTTTTTCACCATTTGGACAAATAATGGAAATTCGAGTCTTTCCAGATAAAGGATATTCATTTGTTCG GTTCAATTCCCATGAAAGTGCAGCACATGCAATTGTTTCTGTTAATGGTACTACCATTGAAGGTCATGTTGTGAAATGCTATTGGGGCAAAGAAACTCTTGATATGATAAATCCCGTGCAACAG caGAATCAAATTGGATATCCCCAACCTTATGGCCAGTGGGGCCAGTGGTATGGAAATGCACAACAAATTGGCCAGTATATGCCTAATGGTTGGCAAGTTCCTACATATGGAATGTATGGCCAGGCATGGAACCAGCAAGGATTTAA TCAGACACAGTCTTCTGCACCATGGATGGGACCAAATTATGGAGTGCAACCGCCTCAAGGGCAAAATGGCAGCATGTTGCCCAATCAGCCTTCTGGGTATCGAGTGGCAGGGTATGAAACCCAGTGA
- the TIA1 gene encoding cytotoxic granule associated RNA binding protein TIA1 isoform X8 — protein sequence MIMDVRTAGNDPYCFVEFHEHRHAAAALAAMNGRKIMGKEVKVNWATTPSSQKKDTSSSTVVSTQRSQDHFHVFVGDLSPEITTEDIKAAFAPFGRISDARVVKDMATGKSKGYGFVSFFNKWDAENAIQQMGGQWLGGRQIRTNWATRKPPAPKSTYESNTKQLSYDEVVNQSSPSNCTVYCGGVTSGLTEQLMRQTFSPFGQIMEIRVFPDKGYSFVRFNSHESAAHAIVSVNGTTIEGHVVKCYWGKETLDMINPVQQQNQIGYPQPYGQWGQWYGNAQQIGQYMPNGWQVPTYGMYGQAWNQQGFNQTQSSAPWMGPNYGVQPPQGQNGSMLPNQPSGYRVAGYETQ from the exons ATGATTATGGATGTAAGG ACAGCTGGAAACGATCCCTATTGTTTTGTGGAGTTTCATGAGCATCGTCATGCAGCTGCAGCATTAGCTGCTATGAATGGACGGAAGATAATGGGTAAG gaagtcAAAGTGAATTGGGCAACAACCCCTAGCAGTCAAAAGAAAGATACAAGCA GTAGTACCGTTGTCAGCACACAGCGTTCACAAG ATCATTTCCATGTCTTTGTTGGTGATCTCAGCCCAGAAATTACAACTGAAGATATAAAAGCTGCTTTTGCACCATTTGGAAGAATATC AGATGCCCGAGTGGTAAAAGACATGGCAACAGGAAAGTCTAAGGGATATGGCTTTGTCtcctttttcaacaaatgg GATGCTGAAAACGCCATTCAACAGATGGGTGGCCAGTGGCTTGGTGGAAGACAAATCAGAACTAACTGGGCAACCCGAAAGCCTCCCGCTCCAAAGAGTACATATGAGT CAAATACCAAACAGCTATCATATGATGAGGTTGTAAATCAGTCTAGTCCAAGCAACTGTACTGTATACTGTGGAGGTGTTACTTCTGGGCTAACAG AACAACTAATGCGTCAGACTTTTTCACCATTTGGACAAATAATGGAAATTCGAGTCTTTCCAGATAAAGGATATTCATTTGTTCG GTTCAATTCCCATGAAAGTGCAGCACATGCAATTGTTTCTGTTAATGGTACTACCATTGAAGGTCATGTTGTGAAATGCTATTGGGGCAAAGAAACTCTTGATATGATAAATCCCGTGCAACAG caGAATCAAATTGGATATCCCCAACCTTATGGCCAGTGGGGCCAGTGGTATGGAAATGCACAACAAATTGGCCAGTATATGCCTAATGGTTGGCAAGTTCCTACATATGGAATGTATGGCCAGGCATGGAACCAGCAAGGATTTAA TCAGACACAGTCTTCTGCACCATGGATGGGACCAAATTATGGAGTGCAACCGCCTCAAGGGCAAAATGGCAGCATGTTGCCCAATCAGCCTTCTGGGTATCGAGTGGCAGGGTATGAAACCCAGTGA
- the TIA1 gene encoding cytotoxic granule associated RNA binding protein TIA1 isoform X11 encodes MNGRKIMGKEVKVNWATTPSSQKKDTSSSTVVSTQRSQDHFHVFVGDLSPEITTEDIKAAFAPFGRISDARVVKDMATGKSKGYGFVSFFNKWDAENAIQQMGGQWLGGRQIRTNWATRKPPAPKSTYESNTKQLSYDEVVNQSSPSNCTVYCGGVTSGLTEQLMRQTFSPFGQIMEIRVFPDKGYSFVRFNSHESAAHAIVSVNGTTIEGHVVKCYWGKETLDMINPVQQQNQIGYPQPYGQWGQWYGNAQQIGQYMPNGWQVPTYGMYGQAWNQQGFNQTQSSAPWMGPNYGVQPPQGQNGSMLPNQPSGYRVAGYETQ; translated from the exons ATGAATGGACGGAAGATAATGGGTAAG gaagtcAAAGTGAATTGGGCAACAACCCCTAGCAGTCAAAAGAAAGATACAAGCA GTAGTACCGTTGTCAGCACACAGCGTTCACAAG ATCATTTCCATGTCTTTGTTGGTGATCTCAGCCCAGAAATTACAACTGAAGATATAAAAGCTGCTTTTGCACCATTTGGAAGAATATC AGATGCCCGAGTGGTAAAAGACATGGCAACAGGAAAGTCTAAGGGATATGGCTTTGTCtcctttttcaacaaatgg GATGCTGAAAACGCCATTCAACAGATGGGTGGCCAGTGGCTTGGTGGAAGACAAATCAGAACTAACTGGGCAACCCGAAAGCCTCCCGCTCCAAAGAGTACATATGAGT CAAATACCAAACAGCTATCATATGATGAGGTTGTAAATCAGTCTAGTCCAAGCAACTGTACTGTATACTGTGGAGGTGTTACTTCTGGGCTAACAG AACAACTAATGCGTCAGACTTTTTCACCATTTGGACAAATAATGGAAATTCGAGTCTTTCCAGATAAAGGATATTCATTTGTTCG GTTCAATTCCCATGAAAGTGCAGCACATGCAATTGTTTCTGTTAATGGTACTACCATTGAAGGTCATGTTGTGAAATGCTATTGGGGCAAAGAAACTCTTGATATGATAAATCCCGTGCAACAG caGAATCAAATTGGATATCCCCAACCTTATGGCCAGTGGGGCCAGTGGTATGGAAATGCACAACAAATTGGCCAGTATATGCCTAATGGTTGGCAAGTTCCTACATATGGAATGTATGGCCAGGCATGGAACCAGCAAGGATTTAA TCAGACACAGTCTTCTGCACCATGGATGGGACCAAATTATGGAGTGCAACCGCCTCAAGGGCAAAATGGCAGCATGTTGCCCAATCAGCCTTCTGGGTATCGAGTGGCAGGGTATGAAACCCAGTGA
- the TIA1 gene encoding cytotoxic granule associated RNA binding protein TIA1 isoform X12, whose translation MQDHFHVFVGDLSPEITTEDIKAAFAPFGRISDARVVKDMATGKSKGYGFVSFFNKWDAENAIQQMGGQWLGGRQIRTNWATRKPPAPKSTYESNTKQLSYDEVVNQSSPSNCTVYCGGVTSGLTEQLMRQTFSPFGQIMEIRVFPDKGYSFVRFNSHESAAHAIVSVNGTTIEGHVVKCYWGKETLDMINPVQQQNQIGYPQPYGQWGQWYGNAQQIGQYMPNGWQVPTYGMYGQAWNQQGFNQTQSSAPWMGPNYGVQPPQGQNGSMLPNQPSGYRVAGYETQ comes from the exons ATGCAAG ATCATTTCCATGTCTTTGTTGGTGATCTCAGCCCAGAAATTACAACTGAAGATATAAAAGCTGCTTTTGCACCATTTGGAAGAATATC AGATGCCCGAGTGGTAAAAGACATGGCAACAGGAAAGTCTAAGGGATATGGCTTTGTCtcctttttcaacaaatgg GATGCTGAAAACGCCATTCAACAGATGGGTGGCCAGTGGCTTGGTGGAAGACAAATCAGAACTAACTGGGCAACCCGAAAGCCTCCCGCTCCAAAGAGTACATATGAGT CAAATACCAAACAGCTATCATATGATGAGGTTGTAAATCAGTCTAGTCCAAGCAACTGTACTGTATACTGTGGAGGTGTTACTTCTGGGCTAACAG AACAACTAATGCGTCAGACTTTTTCACCATTTGGACAAATAATGGAAATTCGAGTCTTTCCAGATAAAGGATATTCATTTGTTCG GTTCAATTCCCATGAAAGTGCAGCACATGCAATTGTTTCTGTTAATGGTACTACCATTGAAGGTCATGTTGTGAAATGCTATTGGGGCAAAGAAACTCTTGATATGATAAATCCCGTGCAACAG caGAATCAAATTGGATATCCCCAACCTTATGGCCAGTGGGGCCAGTGGTATGGAAATGCACAACAAATTGGCCAGTATATGCCTAATGGTTGGCAAGTTCCTACATATGGAATGTATGGCCAGGCATGGAACCAGCAAGGATTTAA TCAGACACAGTCTTCTGCACCATGGATGGGACCAAATTATGGAGTGCAACCGCCTCAAGGGCAAAATGGCAGCATGTTGCCCAATCAGCCTTCTGGGTATCGAGTGGCAGGGTATGAAACCCAGTGA
- the TIA1 gene encoding cytotoxic granule associated RNA binding protein TIA1 isoform X13 produces the protein MKVKHENELCVKFLFDIQRIVCKPKLIVSDFRDARVVKDMATGKSKGYGFVSFFNKWDAENAIQQMGGQWLGGRQIRTNWATRKPPAPKSTYESNTKQLSYDEVVNQSSPSNCTVYCGGVTSGLTEQLMRQTFSPFGQIMEIRVFPDKGYSFVRFNSHESAAHAIVSVNGTTIEGHVVKCYWGKETLDMINPVQQNQIGYPQPYGQWGQWYGNAQQIGQYMPNGWQVPTYGMYGQAWNQQGFNQTQSSAPWMGPNYGVQPPQGQNGSMLPNQPSGYRVAGYETQ, from the exons ATGAAGGTGAAACATGAGAATGAGTTGTGTGTGAAATTCTTATTTGATATCCAGAGGATAGTTTGCAAACCTAAACTGATTGTTTCTGATTTCAGAGATGCCCGAGTGGTAAAAGACATGGCAACAGGAAAGTCTAAGGGATATGGCTTTGTCtcctttttcaacaaatgg GATGCTGAAAACGCCATTCAACAGATGGGTGGCCAGTGGCTTGGTGGAAGACAAATCAGAACTAACTGGGCAACCCGAAAGCCTCCCGCTCCAAAGAGTACATATGAGT CAAATACCAAACAGCTATCATATGATGAGGTTGTAAATCAGTCTAGTCCAAGCAACTGTACTGTATACTGTGGAGGTGTTACTTCTGGGCTAACAG AACAACTAATGCGTCAGACTTTTTCACCATTTGGACAAATAATGGAAATTCGAGTCTTTCCAGATAAAGGATATTCATTTGTTCG GTTCAATTCCCATGAAAGTGCAGCACATGCAATTGTTTCTGTTAATGGTACTACCATTGAAGGTCATGTTGTGAAATGCTATTGGGGCAAAGAAACTCTTGATATGATAAATCCCGTGCAACAG AATCAAATTGGATATCCCCAACCTTATGGCCAGTGGGGCCAGTGGTATGGAAATGCACAACAAATTGGCCAGTATATGCCTAATGGTTGGCAAGTTCCTACATATGGAATGTATGGCCAGGCATGGAACCAGCAAGGATTTAA TCAGACACAGTCTTCTGCACCATGGATGGGACCAAATTATGGAGTGCAACCGCCTCAAGGGCAAAATGGCAGCATGTTGCCCAATCAGCCTTCTGGGTATCGAGTGGCAGGGTATGAAACCCAGTGA
- the TIA1 gene encoding cytotoxic granule associated RNA binding protein TIA1 isoform X14, translating into MATGKSKGYGFVSFFNKWDAENAIQQMGGQWLGGRQIRTNWATRKPPAPKSTYESNTKQLSYDEVVNQSSPSNCTVYCGGVTSGLTEQLMRQTFSPFGQIMEIRVFPDKGYSFVRFNSHESAAHAIVSVNGTTIEGHVVKCYWGKETLDMINPVQQQNQIGYPQPYGQWGQWYGNAQQIGQYMPNGWQVPTYGMYGQAWNQQGFNQTQSSAPWMGPNYGVQPPQGQNGSMLPNQPSGYRVAGYETQ; encoded by the exons ATGGCAACAGGAAAGTCTAAGGGATATGGCTTTGTCtcctttttcaacaaatgg GATGCTGAAAACGCCATTCAACAGATGGGTGGCCAGTGGCTTGGTGGAAGACAAATCAGAACTAACTGGGCAACCCGAAAGCCTCCCGCTCCAAAGAGTACATATGAGT CAAATACCAAACAGCTATCATATGATGAGGTTGTAAATCAGTCTAGTCCAAGCAACTGTACTGTATACTGTGGAGGTGTTACTTCTGGGCTAACAG AACAACTAATGCGTCAGACTTTTTCACCATTTGGACAAATAATGGAAATTCGAGTCTTTCCAGATAAAGGATATTCATTTGTTCG GTTCAATTCCCATGAAAGTGCAGCACATGCAATTGTTTCTGTTAATGGTACTACCATTGAAGGTCATGTTGTGAAATGCTATTGGGGCAAAGAAACTCTTGATATGATAAATCCCGTGCAACAG caGAATCAAATTGGATATCCCCAACCTTATGGCCAGTGGGGCCAGTGGTATGGAAATGCACAACAAATTGGCCAGTATATGCCTAATGGTTGGCAAGTTCCTACATATGGAATGTATGGCCAGGCATGGAACCAGCAAGGATTTAA TCAGACACAGTCTTCTGCACCATGGATGGGACCAAATTATGGAGTGCAACCGCCTCAAGGGCAAAATGGCAGCATGTTGCCCAATCAGCCTTCTGGGTATCGAGTGGCAGGGTATGAAACCCAGTGA